ACGGTGACGGCGACGGCGACGGCACCACCACTGGCACCGCCCCCGACCCGCGCCCCTCCGCCGACGAGCCGACCGGTGCCCGTACCCCCTGGCTCGACGCCGAGACCGCCCTCACCCTGCTCGCCTCCCCCCTCGCCGGCATGGACACCGCCGACCTGCGCCGCCTCGGCCGCGCCCTGCGCGAGGAGGAGCGGGCCGCCGGGAACCCGCTGCCGCCGCCCTCCGACGAGCTCCTCGCCCAGGCCCTCGCCGAACCCGAGCGCCTGGTGACGCACGACCCGGCGTACGCGCGCGGGGCGCAGCGCCTCGGCGCGCTGCTCCGCAAGGCCCGCGAGCGCCTCGCCGGCGGCGGTACGGCGGAGGAGGCGTTGTGGGACCTGTGGGAGGGCACGCCCTGGCCCACCCGTCTGGAGCGGGCGGCCCGGCGCGGCGGCGCGGCAGGCCGCAACGCGGACCGCGACCTGGACGCGATGTGCGCGCTGTTCGCCACGGCCGCACGCGCGGAGGAGCGCACCGGTGGCCGCGGCGCCCTGAACTTCCTGGAGGAGATCGAGGCCCAGGACATCGCCGCCGACACCCTCACCCGCCGTGCCGTGCGCCCCGACGCCGTCCGCCTGATGACCGCGCACCGCTCCAAGGGCCTGGAGTGGCGGCTGGTCGTCGTCGCCGGCGTCCAGGAGGGCCTGTGGCCCGACCTGCGCCGCCGCGGCTCCCTGCTGGAGGCCGACCGCATCGGCCGGGACGGCCTGGCCGAGCCCCTGACCCCCGGCGCGCTGCTCGCCGAGGAGCGCCGCCTGTTCTACGTGGCCGCCACGCGCGCGCGTGAGCGCCTCGTCGTCACCGCCGTGAAGGCACCGGCCGACGACGGCGACCAGCCCTCCCGTTTCCTGACCGAGCTGGGCGTGGAGCCCCGCGACGTCACCGGACGGCCCCGCCGGCCGCTGTCCGTGGCCGCGCTCGTCGCCGAACTGCGCGCCACCACCGTCGACCCGAACGCCTCGGACCGGCTGCGCGAGGCCGCCGCCCGGCGCCTGGCGCGACTCGCCGCGCTCGCCGACGAGGAAGGACGCCCCCTGGTGCCGTCCGCACACCCCTACCGCTGGTGGGGCATGTTCGAGCCGACCGAGAGCAAGGTGCCGCTGCGCCACCGCGACCAGCCCGTCGTGCTCTCCGGCAGCGCCCTCGACCAGCTCGCCAACACCTGCTCCCTGCAGTGGTTCCTCGGCCGGGAGGTGAAGGCCGACGCGCCCGCCACCACCGCCCAGGGCTTCGGCAACGTCGTCCACGTCCTCGCCGACGAGGTCGCCTCCGGCCGTACCCCGGCCGACCTCGACGTCCTGATGGAACGCCTGGACTCGGTGTGGAACGCGCTGGCCTTCGACGCGCCCTGGAAGTCGGCGCAGGAGAAGGACAACGCGCGCGTGGCGCTCGAACGCTTCCTCAACTGGCACGTCCTGAACCGCACCGGCCGCACCCCGGTGGCCAGCGAACAGGACTTCGACGTCACCCTCGAAGCGGGCGACTACCAGGTCCGCATCCGCGGCCAGATGGACCGCGTCGAGGCCGACGCCGAGGGCCGCGCCTACGTCGTCGACTTCAAGACCGGCAAGCAGGCACCCAGCGCCGCCGAGGTGGCCCGTCACCCGCAGCTCGCCGTCTACCAGCTCGCCGTGAGCGAGGGCGCCGTCGACAGCGCCTTCGACGGCGCGCGCCCCGAGCCCGGTGGCGCCGAACTCGTCCACCTCAGACAGGGCGCGGCCAAGCGGGACGGCGGCGAGAGCCTGCCCAAGGTGCAGACGCAGGAGCCGCCGGCGGGGGAGTGGGTCGGCGAGCTGCTGGCCACCGCCGCAGGAAAGGTCCTCGACGAACGGTTCACCCCCACCACCGGCCAGCACTGCACCCACTGCGCCTTCCGCGCCTCCTGCAGCGCGCGCCCCGAGGGCCGGCACGTGGTCGAATGACCCGCCCACCGGCCGGGTGACGTACGGCACCACCCGCGCTGACCTGCGCATCCGCCGCCCGGCCGGTCGAGCCGTGCCCGACTGTCAGTGCCCGCCACTAGCCTGTGACGACATGCCCGCCCGTATCAGCGACCCCGAGCAGCTCAAAGAGCTCCTCGGCATCCCCTTCACCCCGGAGCAGACGGCCTGCATCATCGCGCCGCCCGCCCCGCAGGTCATCGTGGCCGGAGCCGGGTCGGGCAAGACCACCGTCATGGCCGCCCGGGTCGTCTGGCTGGTCGGCACCGGCCAGGTCGCCCCCGAACAGGTCCTCGGCCTGACCTTCACGAACAAGGCGGCCGGTGAGCTCGCCGAACGCGTCCGCAAGGCCCTGATCAAGGCCGGCGTCACCGACCCCGACGTCATCGACCCGGACGACCCGCCCGGCGAGCCGGTCATCTCGACCTACCACGCCTTCGCCGGCCGCCTGCTGACCGACCACGGCCTGCGCATCGGCCTCGAACCCAGCTCCCGGCTCCTCGCCGACGCCACCCGCTATCAGCTCGCCGCACGCGTCCTGCGCGAGGCCCCCGGCCCCTACCCGGCCCTGACCCGCTCCTTCGCCGACCTGGTCAGCGACCTGCTCGCCCTCGACTCCGAACTCGCCGAACACCTCGTGGACCCCGCGCGGCTGCGCGCCTGGGACGCGGACCTGCTGCAGGAGCTGGAGAGCACCAAGCTCACCAACGCCGACCTGCGCAAGGTCCCCGACACCGCCGCCGCCCGCCGCGAACTCACCGACCTCGTCGAGCGCTACCGGACCGCCAAACGCCAGCGCGACCTCCTCGACTTCGGCGACCAGATCGCCCTGTCCGCCCGCCTCGCCGGCGTCCCCGAAGTGGGCCGGCAGCTGCGCGAGGAGTTCCGCGTGGTGCTCCTGGACGAGTACCAGGACACCTCCGTCGCCCAGCGCGTCCTGCTCTCCGGCCTCTTCGGCGGCGGCACCGGCCACCCCGTCACCGCCGTCGGCGACCCCTGCCAGGCCATCTACGGATGGCGCGGCGCCTCCGTCGCCAACCTGGACGACTTCCCCGACCACTTCGCCCGCACCGACGGCCGGCCCGCCACCCGGCAGTCGCTCAGCGAGAACCGCCGCAGCGGCGGCCGCCTCCTCGACCTCGCCAACGGCCTCGCCGAGCCGCTGCGCGCCATGCACGCGGGCGTGGAAGCCCTGCGCCCCGCCCCCGGGGCCGAACGCGACGGCACGGTCCGCTGCGCCCTGCTGCCCACCCACGCCGAGGAGATCGACTGGATCGCCGACTCCCTCGCCCATCTCGTGCGCACCGGCACCGCCCCCGCCGAGATCGCCGTCCTGTGCCGCACGGCCGGCGACTTCGCCGAGATCCAGGGCGCACTCGTCGCCCGCGACGTCCCCGTGGAGGTCGTCGGCCTCTCCGGGCTGCTGCACCTGCCCGAGATCGCCGACCTCGTCGCCGTCTGCGAAGTCCTCCAGGACCCCGCGGCCAACGCCTCCCTGGTCCGCCTGCTGACCGGCCCGCGCTGGCGCATCGGCCCCCGCGACCTCGCCCTCCTGGGCCGCCGCGCCCGCCTGCTGGTCGCCCACGCACGCGTGGACGACACCGAGGACCCCGACCGCCGGCTCGCCGAGGCCGTCGAGGGAGTCGACCCGTCCGAGGTGATATCGCTCGCGGACGCCCTCGACACCTTCCTCGAATCGCCCCTGAACGACGACGAGGGCGACGCCGACGGACTGCCGTTCTCCCCGGACGCGCGCGTACGCTTCGCCCGCCTCGCCGCCGAACTGCGCGACCTGCGGCGCTCCCTGGCCGACCCGCTGATGGACGTCCTGCACCGCGTCCTCGCCGTCACCGGCCTCGAGGTCGAGCTGTCGGCGTCCCCGCACGCGCTCGCCGCCCGCCGCCGCGAGACCCTGTCCAACTTCCTCGACATCGCCGCATCCTTCGCCGCCGGCGACGGCGAGGCCACCCTGCTCGCCTTCCTCGGGTTCCTGCGCACCGCCGCCCAGTACGAGAAGGGCCTCGACAACGCCCTGCCCGGCGGCGAGAACACCGTCAAGGTGCTCACCGCGCACAAGTCCAAGGGCCTGGAGTGGGACGTCGTCGCCGTCCCCGGCCTGGTGACCGGCACCTTCCCCAGCGCCCAGGGCCGGGAGAAGTGGACCGCGCAGGCCAAGGTGCTGCCGCACGCCCTGCGCGGCGACACCGCCACCCTGCCCGACATCGACTCCTGGGACTCCCGCGGCATGAAGGCCTTCCACGAGGCCATGAAGGAGCACCAGCACACCGAGGAGCTGCGCCTCGGCTACGTCACCTTCACCCGCCCCCGCTCCCTCCTGCTCGGCTCCGGCCACTGGTGGGGACCCAGCCAGAAGAAGCCGCGCGGCCCCTCCGACTTCCTCCAGGCCCTGTACGACCACTGCGCCGCCGGGTACGGCGAGATCGAGGCGTGGGCCGACGAGCCCGCCGAGGACGAGGAGAACCCGGCCCTGCACACGGCCACCGCCGACCAGGTGTGGCCGCTCCCCCTGGACGACGCGGCCCTCGCCCGCCGCCGCGCGGCGGCCGAGACCGTCCTCACCCACCTCGACGCCCTCGCCGCCCACCAGGACGCCCCGGCGCCCGCCACGCACGACCCGGCCGCCTTCGACGACCCGGACTGGCCGGCCCCGACGGACGAGGACCAGCCCTACGGCGAGGAGTTCCCCTACGACGACGAGCCGTACTCCGACGACCCGTACGACGACCCGTTCGCCGACGGTGGCCCGTTCGGAGACGACCACGACAGCGCCCCGGTCGGTGACTCGTCCGGCGACCCCCGCGGAAGCGACCTGTACGAAGGCGGCGTCCCGACCGTCCCGCACCAGGCGCCCTCCCCGGCCGGGCACCCCGGCGGCGGACACGCCCCCCGCCCGGCGCCCCGGCTCCCCTCGCCCCTCACCCCCGAGGAGGCGCGCGCCATCGCCTCCTGGGACCGCGACCTCGACGCCCTCACCGGCGAACTGCTGCGCGCCCGGCGCAGCACCACCGACGTACCCCTGCCGGCCTCGCTCACCGCGTCCCAGCTGATGCGCCTGGCCGAGGACCCGGACGGGCTCGCGCAGGAACTCGCACGCCCCATGCCGCGCCCCCCGCAGCCCGCCGCGCGTCGGGGCACCCGCTTCCACGCCTGGGTGGAGACACGCTTCGAGGAACTGACGCTCCCCATGCTGGAGCCCGACGAGCTGCCCGGCACCGACGCCGAGATCGCCGACGAACGTGACCTCGAAGCCCTCAAGGAAGCCTTCGAACGCACCGAGTACGCCCGCCGCACCCCGTACCGGATCGAGACGCCCTTCCAGCTCACGCTCGCCGGCCGGGTCGTGCGGGGGCGGATCGACGCCGTCTACCGCAACGGCGACGGACCGACGGCGACCTACGAGATCGTCGACTGGAAGACCAGCCGCACCCGCGCCGCCGACCCCCTCCAGCTCGCCGTCTACCGCCTGGCCTGGGCCGAGCAGCAGGGCGTCCCGCTCCACGCGGTCACCGCCGCGTTCCTCTACGTGCGCGGCGGCGAGGTCGTCCGTCCCACGGGCCTGCCCGACCGGCCCGCTCTGGAGCGGCTGCTCACCGGTGACGCCCCCGACGACACCGACACGGCACACCAGGCCTCACAAGTGTGACGAATCACCCTCCCAAGTGTGACGAACCGCCCGCCGAGGATGCCGGTGCGGGCCGATAGGCTCGTGAGTATGAGCCAGACCCCGGACAGCGCCGTCCGCACGTACATCGACCGGCACCGCGCCGCCTTCCTCGACGACCTCACCGCCTGGCTCCGCATCCCCTCCGTGTCGGCCCAGCCCGACCACGGGCCCGACGTACGCGACAGCGCCGACTGGCTCGCCGCCAAGCTCAGGGAGACCGGCTTCCCGACGGCCGAGGTCTGGCCGACCGCGGGCGCCCCCGCCGTCTTCGCCGAGTGGCCCTCGGGCGACCCCGAGGCGCCCACGGTCCTCGTCTACGGCCACCACGACGTCCAGCCCGCCGCCCGTGAGGACGGCTGGGACAGCGACCCCTTCGAGCCCGTCGTACGCGGCAACCGCCTCTACGCGCGCGGGGCGGCCGACGACAAGGGCCAGGTGTTCTTCCACACCCTGGGCGTCCGCGCCCACCTCGCCGCCACCGGGCGCACCGCCCCCGCGGTCAACCTGAAGCTGCTGATCGAGGGCGAGGAGGAGTCCGGCTCCCCGCACTTCCGGGCCCTCGTCGAGGAGCACGCCGGCCGGCTCACCGCCGACGCCGTGATCGTCTCCGACACCGGCATGTGGTCCGAGGACACCCCGACCGTCTGCACCGGCATGCGCGGCCTCGCCGAGTGCGAGATCCGCCTCCACGGCCCCGACCAGGACATCCACTCCGGCTCCTTCGGCGGCGCCGTCCCCAACCCCGCCACCGCGGCCGCCCGCCTGGTGGCCGCCCTGCACGACGAGCACGCACGCGTGGCCGTCCCCGGCTTCTACGACGGCATCGTCGAGCTGACCGACCGCGAGCGCGAGCTGTTCGCCGAGCTGCCGTTCGACGAGCCCCAGTGGCTGCGCACCGCCAAGTCGCGCGCCACCCACGGCGAGGCAGGGCACACCACCCTGGAGCGCATCTGGGCCCGCCCGACCGCCGAGGTCAACGGCATCGGCGGCGGCTACCAGGGCCCCGGCAGCAAGACGATCATCCCCTCCTCGGCCATGGTCAAGCTGTCCTTCCGGCTGGTCGCCGGCCAGGACCCGGACCACATCGAGAAGGCCGTCCGCGCCTGGGCCGCCGACCGGCTGCCTGCCGGCATCACGCACGAGATCAGCTTCGGCTCCGCCACCCGCCCCTGTCTGACCCCGCTCGACCACCCCGCGCTGCAGTCCGTGGCCCGTGCCATGGGCCGCGCCTTCCAGAGCCCGGTCCGCTTCACCCGCGAGGGCGGCTCCGGCCCCGCCGCCGACCTCCAGGAGGTCCTGGGAGCCCCCGTCCTCTTCCTCGGCATCTCCGTCCCGTCCGACGGCTGGCACGCCCCGAACGAGAAGGTCGAGCTCGACCTCCTCCTCAAGGGCGTCGAGACCAGCGCCTACCTGTGGGGCGACCTCGCCGAGAACTGGCGTCACGCCCCCTGACCCGAGGGCGCCGTACGGGACGGCACCACGCGCGGGGCACACCGGGACAACCGCCCGCCCCGCACGGCCCCCTCCCGCCCGGCTGCCCCACCGCCCCACCGCCCGCCGCACCGCCCGACCAGACGAACCGTTCCACTGGGGGAGTTGGAAGCACCCGTGACCATCCGGACCGACCACACCGCCGACCGACCCATCTCGCTGACCGCCCCGAGCGGCATCGACCGCGCCGCCCACCACCGGCTCGACGAGGCCTGGCTCGCCGCGGCGTGGAGCCACCCCACGACCCGCTGCTTCGTGGTCTCCGGCGGCCAGGTACTCATCGACGAGACGCCCGACGGCCGCACCGAACTCGTCATGACCCCCTCCTTCGAGGCGCCGCTCACCGAGGCCCACCGGTACTTCCTCGGCACCGACGACGACGGCGTCAGCTACTTCGCGCTGCAGAAGGACGCCCTGCCCGGCCGCATCGACCAGTCCGCGCGCCCCGCCGGCCTGCGCGAGGCCGGACTGCTGCTGTCACCCCGTGACGCGGGCCTCATGGTGCACGCCGTGGGCCTGGAGAACTGGCAGCGCACCCACCGCTTCTGCTCCCGCTGCGGCGAGCGCACCGTCATCGCCGCGGCCGGCCACATCCGCCGCTGCCCCGCGTGCGGCGCCGAGCACTACCCGCGCACCGACCCCGCCGTGATCATGGCCATCACCGACGTGGACGACCGCATCCTGCTCGGCCGCCAGGTCCACTGGCCCGAAGGCCGCTTCTCCACCCTCGCCGGCTTCGTCGAGCCCGGCGAGTCCATCGAGCAGGCCGTGCGCCGCGAGGCCTTCGAGGAGGCCGGTGTCACCGTCGGTCCGGTCGAGTACGTGGCCAGCCAGCCCTGGCCCTTCCCCTCCAGCCTCATGCTGGGCTTCATGGCCCACGCCACCACCACCGACATCACCGTCGACGGCGACGAGATCCACGAGGCCCGCTGGTTCTCCCGCGAGGAGCTGCACGCGGCCTTCGAGTCCGGCGAGGTCCAGCCGCCCTACGGCATCTCCATCGCCGCCCGCCTGATCGAGAAGTGGTACGGCAGGCCCCTGCCGACGAGAAGCGTCATCTGAGCCCGGGCCGGCGGGAGAGCCGCGGAAGAGGACACGACGAAGCGGCCGCCGGGGCACCCAGCCCCGGCGGCCGCTTCTCCCGCAAGCTCCGGCCGACCCGCCTACGCGGCGACCTTCTGCTTCACCTGGGCCAGCGACGGGTTCGTCAGCGTCGAACCGTCGGCGAACAGCACGGTCGGGACCGTCTGGTTTCCGCCGTTGGCCTTCTCGACGAAGGCGGCGGACTCCGGGTCCTGCTCGATGTTGATCTCGGTGTACGCGATGCCCTCGCGGTCCATCTGGCTCTTCAGCCGACGGCAGTAGCCACACCAAGTCGTGCTGTACATCGTCACAGTGCCCTGCATGTCTCTCGCGCTCCTCAGGCTGCTCGGGGAAGTCCTCCGAGCAGCACAACACGGACCGGACCCACGACATTCCCTCCTGGGGTATCGGAGGCGCCGCAGGAGCCCCGCCGGCCTTCCGGGCGCGGCCGTGACGCGCGCCCCACAACAATCCTCGGGTCATACGACCGCAGGCCCCCGCCTGTGGACAACCGGCGCAGCAGTCCCGGACGACCTGGCAGCATGGCCATGTGACACCAGCAACGCACTCCCCCCTCTTCCCGCAGGCCCCCGACTCGGCCGACGCGGTGCTCGAAGGGCTCGACCCCGAGCAGCGCGAGGTCGCCACCGCGCTGCACGGCCCGGTGTGCGTGCTGGCCGGAGCGGGAACCGGCAAGACCCGCGCCATCACCCACCGCATCGCCTACGGAGTGCGCGCCGGGATCCTCCAGCCGTCGACCGTCCTCGCCGTCACCTTCACCAACCGCGCCGCCGGCGAGATGCGCGGCCGCCTGCGCCAGCTCGGCGCCCAGGGCGTCCAGGCCCGCACCTTCCACTCCGCCGCGCTCCGCCAGCTCCAGTACTTCTGGCCGAAAGCGGTCGGTGGCTCCATGCCCCGGCTCGTCGACCGCAAGATCCAGCTCGTCGCCGAGGCCGCCGCCACGCGCAACCTCCGCCTCGACCGCGGCGAGCTGCGCGACACCACCGCCGAGATCGAATGGGCCAAGGTCACCCAGACCGTCCCCGCCGACTACCCGTACGCGGCCGCGAAGGCCGGCCGGGAAACCCCCCGGGACCCCGCCGAGATCGCCCACCTCTACGCCGCCTACGAGAACCTCAAGCGCGACCGCGCCGTCATCGACTTCGAGGACGTCCTGCTGCTCACCGTGGCCGTCCTCCAGGACCGCCACGACATCGCCGACCAGGTACGTGCCCAGTACCAGCACTTCGTCGTCGACGAGTACCAGGACGTCAGCCCGCTCCAGCAGCGGCTCCTCGAACTGTGGCTCGGCGAGCGCGACAGCCTGTGCGTCGTCGGCGACGCCAGCCAGACGATCTACTCGTTCACCGGAGCAACGCCCGACCACCTCCTCGACTTCCGCGTCCGCCACCCGGGCGCCACCGTCGTCAAACTGGTCCGCGACTACCGCTCCACCCCCCAGGTCGTCCGCCTCGCCAACGGCCTGCTCACCCAGGCCAGCGGCCGCGCCGCCGACCACCGGCTGGAACTCGTCTCCCAGCGCCCGCCCGGCCCCGACCCCGTCTTCACCGAGTACACGGACGAACCCGCCGAGGCCGAAGGCGCCGCCCGCCGCATCCGCGAACTCGTCGACGCCGGGACCCCCGCCGCCGAGATCGCGATCCTCTTCCGCACCAACTCCCAGTCCGAGACCTACGAGCAGGCCCTCGCCGACGCCGGGGTGCCCTACCAGCTCCGCGGCGCCGAACGCTTCTTCGACCGCCCGGAGGTCCGCAAGGCGGGCATCGCCCTGCGCGGCGCGGCCCGCTTCGGCGGTAACGACTCCCTCCTCGACGACGTCGTCGACCTGCCCTCACAGGTACGCGCCGTGCTCTCCGGAGAGGGCTGGACCACCGAGCCGCCCGCCGGTTCCGGCGCCGCCCGGGAACGCTGGGAATCCCTGGCCGCGCTCGTCAACCTCGCCCACGACTTCGCCGCCGCCCACCCGGGAGCCACCCTCGGCGACCTCGTGGCGGAACTCGACGAGCGGGCCAACGCCCAGCACGCCCCCACCGTCCAGGGCGTCACCCTCGCCTCCCTGCACGCCGCCAAGGGCCTCGAGTGGGACGTCGTCTTCCTCGTCGGCGTCGCCGACGGCATGATGCCCATCACCTACGCCAAGACGGACGAACAGATCGAGGAGGAACGCCGGCTCCTCTACGTCGGCGTCACCCGCGCCAGGGAACGGCTCCACCTCTCCTGGTCCCTGTCCCGCGCACCGGGCGGCCGCCCCAACCGCAGGCCGAGCCCCTTCCTCGACGGCCTGCGCCCCGGCTCCGCCACCACCGCGGGCCGCACCGGACCTGCGGCCGCCGGAGGCATCGAACGCGGCACCCTCGCACCGGCCGCCGCCGCCCCCCGCCGCAGACAGCGCACCCCCGCCCGCTGCCGCGTCTGCGGCCGCAGCCTCACCGACGCCGGCGAGATGAAGCTGATGCGCTGTGCGGACTGCCCCTCCGACATGGACGAAGGCCTCTACGAACGGCTCCGCGCCTGGCGCGCCGTCCAGGCGCGGCGGAGCGGGCAGCCGGACTTCTGCGTCTTCACCGACCGCACCCTGATGGCCATCGCCGAAGCCCAGCCCGACACCACCGCCGAACTCTCCCGCATCCCGGGCGTCCTCAGCCGCAAGCTGCAACGCCACGGAGCCGACATTCTGGCCATCTGCGCAGGCCAGGACATCGCGCGGGACGACGAAGAAGACTGACGCCAACTCGTCGAAAAAATAGTTTGCGCATGCCCCAGCGATCCCCATAGGTTCTAGACACGGAAACGGCGGCCTTCTCGAAGGCGCCGATTCCGTGTTGTACTTGCATATCCGAACGGACCGGCTCACCCCGGTCCCCAAGACGCCGAGAGGAGGCGAGTCCAGTGATCAGCATCAACACCAGCTTCATCAGCGCGGCCAAAATGACCGATCGCCCGACCGTCTCCACGTGCATGCTCGGCGCCTCGAACCAGGGCACCGGTCTGTCCGGCATTCGTGCCGTCCGTCCGGCGTCCTCCGTGTCTCTGGCGGGTCTTCCCGTCCGTGAGCGCAATGAGCGACCGACCAAGGCACTGGAAGCGGTAGAGGCACAGGCACATGCCTATGCCTTCGCGGCCGGTGCCGGATTCCGGAAGCAGACGACGCAGCACCACCTGATGTGGGCCTTCCGTGGGCCAGAACCCTGGAGTGATCCAGCCTGATCGTCGATCAGGCCGGCGCCTTCAGGGCCGCGGAACCCCATCCGGGATCCGCGGCCCTTCTGTTTGCCCCAACGGGCACGACAGACCGAAGGGGCCTCGGGACAAGAAAAGAACCCGGTACCAAGCCGCACCCGGTCAACCGGCCGGAACGACCAGACGAGGAAGACCGACCGTGCAACTCGAAGCGCACGCCCCGTCCGTACCGCCTTCACGAACGATCCCCCCGCCCGGCCTCACGGAGGACTCCACCTTGACCCCCCTCACCGCGCTCACCGCGCTCGACGACGCCATCGAGAACCTCGGCGTACCCGTCCCCTGCCGCTCCTACGACCCGGAGGTCTTCTTCGCCGAGTCGCCGGCCGACGTCGAGTACGCCAAGTCCCTCTGCCGCACCTGCCCGTTGATGGAGGCCTGCCTCGCCGGCGCCAAGGAGCGGCGTGAGCCCTGGGGCGTCTGGGGTGGCGAACTGTTCGTCCAGGGCGTCGTCGTCGCCCGGAAGCGGCCCCGTGGCCGCCCGCGGAAGAACCCGGTCACGGCATGAACACCGCAGGAACGATCGACCGTCCCCTCACGCACGACCCCAAGAAGCAGGCCTCGATGAAGCCGTCCACCAGCGAGCCCGCAGGCTCCGCGACCACAGACTCCCGCACCACCAGCGGCGCGACCGGCTCGCGTCAGAACAGGACCCGAGAGATGCAACTCATTCAAGAAGCCCTGGCCCGTGCGCATATGCACGAGCGCCTGCACGAGGCCGAGCGGGAACACCGGGCGATCCGCCTGGCGACCGCCCGCCGCATGCAGCGCCGGGCGGAGCGCGCCTCGATGCGTGCCCGCCGGGCGCTCGCCATGGCCGTCATGCAGTAACGATCACACCTGAGAAGCGGTGGCCTCCCGGCCCAGGGAGGCGAAGACTCCACGCGGGGGCCGGTCCGGCCGAACGGACCGGCCCCCGCGGTGCGTTGTGCGGCGGCTCCCCGGCCGGGGAGCCGCCGGCGGGGTGACGCGTCGGGGGATCACGCCTCCGCGGCCTGCTCCTCCTCGCCCGGCTCGCCGTCCTCCGACCCGAGGCCCGGCTCGTCCTCGGCGGCGAAGCCGGGCAGCCAGTCCTCGAGCTCGTCGCGCAGCCGCACCGTGGCCCCGAGCTGGCACAGCACGCCGATGGTGCTGAGCGTCACCCGGTGTATCAGCAGGTAGGCCGGCGGCAGGTTGAGCCGCTTGCCCAGCTGGTACGCGGGGGAGCGGGGGTCGGCGACACGGGCGGCCTGGCCGCGCATCCACGAGCGGGTGAAGGTGAACGACTCGACCCGGGCCGGCTCGATGATCGGCAGCAGGTAGTCGAGGACGGCGTCCGGGTCCAGCTCTATGGACTCCTTGACGAAGCCCTCCTCGCACAACAGCTCGTAGACCGTCTCCGCCTCGCCGTCCAGGGTCATCCGCAGGGAGATGCCGATCGGTGCGGGCAGCCCGCCCGGGAGCCGGTCGACCGTGCCGAAGTCCAGGACGCCCAGCCGCCAGTCGCCCTCGTCCTCCGGGTCGCCCGGCAGCAGCCGGAAGTTGCCCGGGTGCGGGTCGGCGTGCAGCAGGCCGGTGCGCGCCGGCCCCGAGAAGAGGAAGCGGGCCAGCAGCTGTCCGGCGCGGTCGCGCTGCTCCTGGGTGCCGTCGGTGATGATCTCGGAGAGCGGGATGCCGTCGATCCACTCCGTGACCAGGACCTGCTCGCACTGGTGCACCACGGCCGGGACCACGACGTCCGGGTCGTCGGCGAACTCCGCCGCGTGAGCGGCCTGGGCCTCGGCCTCCAGGGCGTAGTCCAGCTCCTCGGAGACGCGGTCCCGCATCTCCGCGATCAGCGGCTTGATGTCCATGCCCGGAATGAGCGGGCCCAGCAGCCGGGCGAAGCGGCTGAGCTGGCTCAGGTCGGACAGCAGCGCCTCGCCGGCGCCCGGGTACTGGACCTTGACGGCGACCTCGCGGCCGTCGTGCCACACGGCCCGGTGGACCTGGCCGATGGAGGCCGCGGCCGCCGGCTTGTCCTCGAACTCCTCGAAGAGGTCGCGCCAGTCCGCTCCCAGCCGTTCCTCCAGCACCGCGTGGACCGTGCGGGTCGGCATGGGGGGAGCCGCTTCCTGGAGCTTGGTCAGCGCCGCGCGGTAGGGACCGGCGACCTCCTCGGGCAGCGCCGACTCGAAGACGGACAGGGCCTGCCCGAACTTCATGGCGCCGCCCTTGAGCTCACCGAGCACCTTGAAGAGCTGCTCCGCCGTGCGCTGTTGCAGCTCCCGGCCGACGATCTCCGCGGAC
Above is a genomic segment from Streptomyces collinus Tu 365 containing:
- a CDS encoding WhiB family transcriptional regulator, with the translated sequence MQLEAHAPSVPPSRTIPPPGLTEDSTLTPLTALTALDDAIENLGVPVPCRSYDPEVFFAESPADVEYAKSLCRTCPLMEACLAGAKERREPWGVWGGELFVQGVVVARKRPRGRPRKNPVTA
- a CDS encoding ATP-dependent DNA helicase UvrD2, whose product is MTPATHSPLFPQAPDSADAVLEGLDPEQREVATALHGPVCVLAGAGTGKTRAITHRIAYGVRAGILQPSTVLAVTFTNRAAGEMRGRLRQLGAQGVQARTFHSAALRQLQYFWPKAVGGSMPRLVDRKIQLVAEAAATRNLRLDRGELRDTTAEIEWAKVTQTVPADYPYAAAKAGRETPRDPAEIAHLYAAYENLKRDRAVIDFEDVLLLTVAVLQDRHDIADQVRAQYQHFVVDEYQDVSPLQQRLLELWLGERDSLCVVGDASQTIYSFTGATPDHLLDFRVRHPGATVVKLVRDYRSTPQVVRLANGLLTQASGRAADHRLELVSQRPPGPDPVFTEYTDEPAEAEGAARRIRELVDAGTPAAEIAILFRTNSQSETYEQALADAGVPYQLRGAERFFDRPEVRKAGIALRGAARFGGNDSLLDDVVDLPSQVRAVLSGEGWTTEPPAGSGAARERWESLAALVNLAHDFAAAHPGATLGDLVAELDERANAQHAPTVQGVTLASLHAAKGLEWDVVFLVGVADGMMPITYAKTDEQIEEERRLLYVGVTRARERLHLSWSLSRAPGGRPNRRPSPFLDGLRPGSATTAGRTGPAAAGGIERGTLAPAAAAPRRRQRTPARCRVCGRSLTDAGEMKLMRCADCPSDMDEGLYERLRAWRAVQARRSGQPDFCVFTDRTLMAIAEAQPDTTAELSRIPGVLSRKLQRHGADILAICAGQDIARDDEED
- a CDS encoding ABC1 kinase family protein, with amino-acid sequence MSDLPRKAVTRTAKLAALPLGFAGRATWGLGKRIVGESAEIVGRELQQRTAEQLFKVLGELKGGAMKFGQALSVFESALPEEVAGPYRAALTKLQEAAPPMPTRTVHAVLEERLGADWRDLFEEFEDKPAAAASIGQVHRAVWHDGREVAVKVQYPGAGEALLSDLSQLSRFARLLGPLIPGMDIKPLIAEMRDRVSEELDYALEAEAQAAHAAEFADDPDVVVPAVVHQCEQVLVTEWIDGIPLSEIITDGTQEQRDRAGQLLARFLFSGPARTGLLHADPHPGNFRLLPGDPEDEGDWRLGVLDFGTVDRLPGGLPAPIGISLRMTLDGEAETVYELLCEEGFVKESIELDPDAVLDYLLPIIEPARVESFTFTRSWMRGQAARVADPRSPAYQLGKRLNLPPAYLLIHRVTLSTIGVLCQLGATVRLRDELEDWLPGFAAEDEPGLGSEDGEPGEEEQAAEA